In the Chaetodon trifascialis isolate fChaTrf1 chromosome 15, fChaTrf1.hap1, whole genome shotgun sequence genome, TCAGAGCTGGAGGGACGACATGAGACAgaatcatgagaggaaaacacCTCAGCTCTCTTTAACTCTGCAGAAATTAAGTTCAGGAGCTGCACCTCAAGCATCAATACTGTGACTGTgctcaaatgtgtgtgtgtgtgtgttgtctcttACGCAGGCCCGTGGACTCCATACGTGATGCAGTGTTGACCGTGTCTCCAAAAAGACAATAACGAGGCATCTTGTTCCCCACTACTCCTGCTGCACACGGTcctacacacaaatgcacacaactCTGTCAGACTTTGCCACAGATGTGTGTGAACAGGCTGTTGTCATTTATAATTAAGAGGAAAAGTTtaagaatataaataaaactggtgATAAAGTTGATCAGTTTCTTGGAGACAAAGGGATTTCTGCTAATAATTCTGCAAGCTGTTTATATAATCTACTTTATTTAGGTTATTTAGGAATTTATATGTTTGTAAAATTGCTACTTCCATGGATACATATTATGTTTCCTTTACATTCATATGAATGCTTCTTTTGAAATATCCTAACATTTCCATGTGacaaaaaataatgcatttctattacaacacaatataaaaaagctgtgttttgtttatggGCAAGAACAATGATTAAATAAGACATTATGAACTCCTGTTACCTGAATGCACGCCAATACGGATCCACAGAGGGATGCCAGGCAGGTGCAGCAACTCAAACGTCCCCACAAAGGCCAGCATGTCCAGGGCCATGTGGGCGATGTCCACTGCATGCCTGTTGCCATTACGTTTGGGCAAACCTGATGCAACCATGTACGCATCTCCTATTGTCTCAACCTGAGAGGAAATCAAATAATCAGCCACTTATACCAATCTAATTTTAACTTCAAGTGCTTCCAAGTTTTAAATGAAGACTGCCTGTTAAAACCAAATCTAAGATCTATCTCACAGCAGTAACGCCCTGCCTGAGACCCTCAAAGCTTCGCTTTCATCGCACTGCTGAATTGAGCCTGAATTCAGACCTTCACAGAGGTACCTTGTAGACATCATGGTGGTCAAGGATGTTGTCAAAGTTCTTGTAGATGTCGTTGAGCATGTCGACCACCTCCATGGGGGTGCTGTAGTGGCACAGGGTGGTGAACCCCACGATGTCGCTGAAATAGATGGTTACCTCCTCAAACAGCTCTGGTTGCACTCTGCCCGTCTCCTTCAGCGAACGCACCACTGGCCTGCAGAGATGCAGGGAAAATACTGGTGTTAGCTaactggcttcaaatgaggTTATTCTATGGGAATatgacatgtacagtatatgcaaaTACAGCTTTGCCTTGAGCTGTAGGTCAGGCAAACAATGCCTGATTAAGACTTATTAccaaggaggaaggaaggaaagtgacctgatgaatttaagtccaAAATTCACTCTCCTTATCTGCCTATTGAGCTGCTTAATGCTCCACTTTGTTAACTGGCTAATTGTGCTGATGAAAGCATGGCTCACGGgccataaaatgaaaacaataaagaGACTGAAATGCTCTGTAGGGCTGAGGTGAACTGCAGTGGGGCGattattctctgtgggtttggtAGGATCAACCCTTTTCACATTGCACTCAGTCAGTATGTCTGTACTGCAGACACACGATGAACCTACTCAGGCAGGAGCATGAAGTTGAGGCGATCAGCTCGGTCCCTCTCAGCTTTGTACAAAGAGGTTCTCTCCTCCACCAGGTTCTCCAGAGTCCTGGAGTACATCTGCAGGCGACGGATCAGGTTGTCCATGTATGTCTCACTGGCTTGGTTGTGCAGGTTACTGTATCAAAGGAACCAGGACATtactatatctatatctatatctatatctatatctatatctatatctatatctatatctatatctatatctatatctataccTAGCAACATAGCATATAAGTGAAATGTAAAAGTGAGCCTGAATGAATGTGTGATGTTGACTTACCTGAAAATCTTACCCAGAGTTGACTCTATTCTCTTAAAATCTGGCCTTCGTTCTGGGTCTTCATCCCAGCTGCTTTTTATCAGCATTTGTAGCTGtatacacacatagacacacacacacacacacacacacacacacacacacacacacacacacacacacacacacacacacaggcaaagagagaaaaagagggcaGTGTATGGCTTTCTTTATTTATCCTTGATGAGTCCAAGTTCCTTTACTTCATAAACCCTCATGCTCAGTGCCTGTTACCAGTGTTTGGTGGCTCTTACCTCGACCTCCTTCTCTGATGTACAGTCAAAGTTGAGGTCAGGTCTGAAGAAGCCCATCCTATTGGGAAACTGCACTCTGTTGATCTTCTCTGAGGGATTGGGAGACAATCAGATAATGATGGTCAGCCAGACTTAGAGCGTATGATGATCACCGAGTCTGTGGTCACTGTGTGGTCACAAATGTCTGAACTGATTTTGTCATAATCAATTCAtgcatattcacacacaaacaagccagTTTTCTAAAGGAATTCATTGTTCATATAAAATTTGATCGAAGAAGattaaattcagatttaaacattatatatatgttatttattgatttttgatGGCACGCCAAATTATCCTACCTATATTATTAGAGCATAGCTGTGTGTAGAAAGGGGCCCGCCTCATGATGATCTCATGAGCAATGATGGCATAGCTGTAGACATCGCCTTTCTGAGACACCCCATCTTTACGAAGATGCTCCGGGGCCGTCCACAcatctgagaggagaggagagagagaggagaagtcCCTGGTATTCTCCATGTTTACACCAACTCAAACGATGATGAAAAACTCAGTCTCACCTCTGCCTGGCCTCAGGATGGTGTGACAACCAAAGTCAGTGATCTTGACCACCATTCGATTGTCAACCACACAGTTGGTGGACTTGAGGCGACCGTGGACTCCGATATTACTGGAGTGGAGGTACGACATGCCCTGTGGAAGATATAAACCGTAATAGTGAGCTgcaaggaaaatacactgacaCAGCTGATTATCATCTCTAAAATATGTAGAACACAATAAATCAAGCCGTGTTCATGAGGAAAATACTGCTGAATACATATCACTTGAGTGACAGTAAATTATGTGGAATTCTTATTATCCTACTCGATCCTCCATAGAACAACatctaaatgaacaaaaaaattaagaaaataaatcttTACCTTTGCTATGTCATACATGACTgatattttaaactccatgtCCATGAAGGTTTCATCTGGGTAGGAGATCCTGTCATTCAGAATGTACTGGGGGGAATAAACAGATGAAGAAGCTCATGTTTTATCTTTTACTACTCTGTTTACTCGGTGTGCTGGCTTAATGGATTTGTTAAGgatgcgcgcgcgtgtgtgtgtgtgtgtgtgtgtgtgtgtgtgtgtgtgtgtgtgtgtgtgtgtgtgtgtgtgtgtgtgtgtgtgtgtgtgtgtgtgagattgcaTGCTTTCATGCACACACTATTAGTGCTCTTTAAACTCTGTCGATGACTAATCATATGAACAGTAAAGTCATTGTtggcagcagagaaaggaggCCACTGAGCTGCCATAAACAacatgtttgtctgttctgtaGTCACTTAACATgaagtcaggtgtgtgtgtgtgcacatagcTTTTCTCTGTCAACCGTCACTGGACAGTCGTTTCAAATGATGAGTGAATTTTAAAGTTGAATGTAGTACAACACTGTTTGCGGTgtagtttaaaatgtttttcaaatgtatttaaaggTAATAAAAGCAGATATCGaataaaacacagatggagataagaaggaaaagacagaaattgaACAAGTATGAACACAATGACAACTACTATGACTAAAAGCAAGGTCTCTATAGGTGCATTTCAGTCAATCAGGTTGTCAAAAGTTACAAGATATaaactgaataataataatgtataaTAGAATCATTCAGAGAGCTCTAATACCTCCACTAAGGCTACAAAGACCtctaaatgttattttcataaaatattgtattttttccaTGTGGATGCAGATCTACACAGTGATAAAAATGTCTTAGGATACACGTTCTAGGTATTTAATTCAAGGCAGTGGAGTAGTTAAATAATTTAATGATATagcaaagaaaggaagaagTTCTCACAAcgttaaagtgaaaacagacatgagTGATGGTCTGCTCTTACCCTGAGGGAGCCCCTCTGACAGAGCTCAAACACCCCAAACACCCCGTACTCAAACTTCACCGTGCCGTAGAACTTGGTCAGGTTGTAGTAATCGATTCTCAGCAGCTGGAACACGAAGATGTGGAGGCaatgaagaagagaaaggaagggTGGAGATGGACAGGGAGGTTGGACAGAAAAGCTTAAACAGGGCTGGATAACACACTTGTGAATGATGCTGTGAAAGGCTTCTGTAAATTTTAATATGAAAGAAAACTAAATGTGGAGctaaaagaggagagaaaggtggAGGTGGGTCCACATTCTGCTTCCTCAGACAATAAACAGTTCAGCATCACAAACAATGGACAGACAGGATGATTTAAATGCACCACAGTCAATTAAAGGGCAGACTGGACGGTGTCCActtgagacagaaagaggataCACAAACTCTGAGGAGTCTCACAGTGTTAAGCTCAATCTTCTGGTCCTCGGTGAAGTTTCCGTCCGTTTGCTTCAGCTCTTTCAAGATGACAGGCTGAAGAAATGAGACAGTCAGACGCTGAGTGAAAATACACCACcgtctctttctttcccttcccTACACGACTAAATACTGATTTTTGGAAGGTGGAATGCCGGTACCTTCTTATCATAACGGCCACGGTGACTGAAGTACGTACTGTCCTTCCTCTTATCGTCGTCAATCTGTTGAtgatgatcacacacacacacacacacacacacacacacacacacacacacacacacacaggtagccTTATTGCATTTCTTACCAGCCTAGGCACCTGAAGCCATTCTAAGTGGCATGTGAGAAAGCAAACACTATACAGCAACATAATGTCACTACTTTAAGTTACTTCATATATCAGGTTAGTGATACTGATGATGATTGGTCCTTGCGTTGCCAGAACACTTCTAAAACAACGTCTCCCACCAGAAATCAAGCTACAGAGGGCAGCTATCAAACTGATTGTGTATTGTTAAATGTGGGAAACCTTTCACAGATGGAGGCTACATGAAGGAGGACCAACAGTGCACAGGTCCAGTCTGATGGACTGCCAAATAAAGATGTTGTCATATTCAAGATTACAGACTTCCAGAAAAGGGTTGTCAAAGAAAGGGTTTCTGACCCCCTGATTTAACATGTAGGACACAGGATGAGACCGTTTACCTTCAGGGAGACCTCCTTCTCATCCATTGGACCAATCAGATGTGGGTCAATATGAGACCACCTCTTATGCAGGAGACGCTCTTTCCTGTTCTGCCTAACATTATtcgaacacaaacacacaatttcagaaataaatgagcACAAGGGATATTTCTCTTGCCTTCAGAGTATTTCCAATTAGGTTACAGCGTCATATGATACCCTAACCAGATGTAAACATGCAGGAAGAGCTGATTCTTGTTGTtaaaactgtcattttgttgCACACTCTAGTCATCAACTGTTCGTCATCGGGTGCCTAGTCTCAAAATCAGCTTTGCAGATGCTAAACACAGCCTGTGTAATGCAGCTGTCAAATGTGTCCGCTGTTTACCTGTAGAAGATGAGAGCGATGGCTGTCACCACGATGACACTGACACCCAGAAATATCATAAGCACGGTCTGCACACTTAAGCCTGGAagcgcacacgcacgcatggTGTTAACAGTATCTAGGCTGCAGTGAAGCGCCACATCACTGTCCACCCTCGCTGTCCACCATCTGTGTCTATGTATTTTTTACCTTCTACATTTTCTGGCAGAGCAGAAGGCAGGCGACCACCAGTCCAGTGCAGGGAGGGGTTGGCGTCTTTCACTATGGTTCGATTTTGTGATGTGTCGAACAAGAGCAGGGTTTCGTACTGCAGAGAGGCAGAAGCAAAGCATAAGAACAAATGTTCACGCCGACCCAGCTGACCGCAGAATGGACAGTCATCTCACCTTGCCAGTGACATCTGATGTGTAAATGATGGAGAAGTTAACATCTCTGTCACCATACTCATCGAGCACATAGTGGCCTCCCATACCTGcttgaagaaaacacacacacaacaaagcttatattaataaaacatgatgtAGTCAGAAGTAATAAATAGTAGTAAATAGTCAATCAGTGGTAAATAGTAACTACAAGTAGATTTGCAATCAACAATGATTTTcattatcttattttttaaaCCTGACAAGCCGTCCAAgccccaaagatattcagtttaccaTTGTGtaagataaagaaaaagcagcaaatcctcacatttgatgAGTTGTAGCCATCAAATGTTCGgcaatttgatttgaaaaataattgaaaCAGCTAATGAACTGTCAGTTGCCAATCAAATCAGATAATGGACTAATCTAACCACAAGCACCATAAAGATTTTACAGTATTGCATGACCGCATTACCATGCAACAATGAAACTAACCATGAAACGAAGGCACCTAAATGTTCAGTGTGATGTGATTGTGTATTACGCATTTATGCGTCAGTGTCCAGCTGAACACACGATCTATAAATATTACAATAATGACCTGTGGCTTTGTCCAGtacaaaaacatgaagcatTATTGTGCTGAAGTATAAAATGTTTCTCCAGGCAGTCCTTTGTTTTGGCTGCTTGGTCCTACACCTTCACCTCAGCAGGCAGCATCCTCCTCACCTGTAACACCTCATGATGTGTGGGTTTGGCTCATGTTTGTTAAATCTGTTTTGCACTGTAACGCTGCCTCCTATTGTGTTGCTAAGCCTTTAGTTGGCACTGATCATACGCACCATTAAAGGAGACGTTTCCAAAGGGGTTGTCACTCAGAGGCACTTCAAAGGATCTCTTGTTGCGTTGCTGACTGAGCATCCTCTCTCTGAGCACTTTGCCAAACAGCAGAGCACCGTCATGATACCCAGCCACATAGTCATTAATCTGCCCATTCGACACAATTAATCAAAAATTAGTCACTTAACCAAGAGCAGAGTCCCTTTCCTGTTGTTTGGGTGTTTCTGTTGCTGCTCACCGTGTCATTGTATGATGAGCTTGATCCATAGGTGTAGTTCCTCTGTGGCAGAGTGATCACCAGGACATCCTCCATACCATTACTGGATGTTGTGTTGATATAATATTCAGGGCTAGAGGAAGGTAAAGGGTGTCACTGTGAACAGCATTACTTCAACACATTCAACATTGCACATCTCAGCTTCTACAGTGTATTCTGACTTCTTGCTTTACACTTGAAAAGGCTTGTGAAGCTTCATGGTCACAGTGTATGGGCTAAATGGTATGGTGACATGCAGGCTTACTTGTAAATGTCAAGGAGAATGAACAAGATGTCCTCATGAATCCCGTCCGCCTCACTCTTGATTGAAGCAATGTCTTCAGGATTTCCACACGtgatgaaaactgaaatgaatcGATCAGTTTGATTCTAACAGGAAGGGACATGTTTGAGCTGTACTGATGTCGCTATGTTAACAGgctcacagtgatgatgctaacatgctaatgctaagcagataataataataatgttgacCATGTTCACCACTTGAGTTTTAATTTTAGGTGTTAGCGTGCTCACTCTTGCAGCCGTTCAATGACATTTTGTGGCAACCAAAGTGATTCAATTTCATCCATTCATTGGTTCATCTCTTGTGAAGATATTAGATATGATTAGATCCGAATTTTCAGGTCAACACAGTCCTTGTTGGGGGAACAACAGACCAGCAGCAAATGCTTAGTGCACTGAGATGCAACTCAAATGAAATACCCACTGTTGCTGTATCTGTCCTTAGCGGCCAGAgccttcttcagctcctccaccgtGCTCAGCATCTCTCTGTTGATGGTTGTGGCAAAGTTGGCAGAAGCTGCTTTTAAAGCATTCAAGTACCTGTGGCAAAAACAAGGATATGAGACAGAAGAAGCGGCACATGCTGGAGCGCTGAATGGAGCTCCGCAGAGGCCCCTCAGGTGAACTGCAGCCTCACCAGAAGCAGTCTTCAGTTAAATTGCTGGACTCCATATA is a window encoding:
- the gucy2ca gene encoding guanylyl cyclase C, coding for MHSSHCLLYLGMLIMAVVANKMLDDCLSGNHEYTMNVVLLEDNTYEWSRPFVQAAVHQAIEEDRLENIKHDLNFTLTANFNWFNTTLYNRQGCGSSSCEGVAILKRLHNNGEIGCVMLGPSCTYATFQLVDEEIGLSLSIPVISAGSFGLSCDYKPKLTRILPPARKVSNLLIHFINESLPFKDRWERVYVYMESSNLTEDCFWYLNALKAASANFATTINREMLSTVEELKKALAAKDRYSNIFITCGNPEDIASIKSEADGIHEDILFILLDIYNPEYYINTTSSNGMEDVLVITLPQRNYTYGSSSSYNDTINDYVAGYHDGALLFGKVLRERMLSQQRNKRSFEVPLSDNPFGNVSFNGMGGHYVLDEYGDRDVNFSIIYTSDVTGKYETLLLFDTSQNRTIVKDANPSLHWTGGRLPSALPENVEGLSVQTVLMIFLGVSVIVVTAIALIFYRQNRKERLLHKRWSHIDPHLIGPMDEKEVSLKIDDDKRKDSTYFSHRGRYDKKPVILKELKQTDGNFTEDQKIELNTLLRIDYYNLTKFYGTVKFEYGVFGVFELCQRGSLRYILNDRISYPDETFMDMEFKISVMYDIAKGMSYLHSSNIGVHGRLKSTNCVVDNRMVVKITDFGCHTILRPGRDVWTAPEHLRKDGVSQKGDVYSYAIIAHEIIMRRAPFYTQLCSNNIEKINRVQFPNRMGFFRPDLNFDCTSEKEVELQMLIKSSWDEDPERRPDFKRIESTLGKIFSNLHNQASETYMDNLIRRLQMYSRTLENLVEERTSLYKAERDRADRLNFMLLPEPVVRSLKETGRVQPELFEEVTIYFSDIVGFTTLCHYSTPMEVVDMLNDIYKNFDNILDHHDVYKVETIGDAYMVASGLPKRNGNRHAVDIAHMALDMLAFVGTFELLHLPGIPLWIRIGVHSGPCAAGVVGNKMPRYCLFGDTVNTASRMESTGLPLRIHVSQSTINILQRTGCKFEYEQRGETYLKGKGKEMTYWLTGVTGGKYNLPTPPTAENFQRLQQDLAEMIVSSQEKRGDRREGFKKTLSTKVHRRETNSSLQGDSQPEYFHLAVTDNPDTSL